One candidate division WWE3 bacterium DNA window includes the following coding sequences:
- a CDS encoding ABC transporter permease, with amino-acid sequence MDLLEILKVSLKAIAHNKVRAALTMLGIIIGVASVILLVSIGSGLQGYITGQLDTLGSNLVTVLPGKVSFSSGGAPAFAASKLNQQALDLITRSPAVAEVMGVHFSPGVLKYRNQKIYVSQIQGVSAKLLSIASNHKISQGRFFSSGQASIGSRVVVIGDQARIDLFGNNVSPLDHDITIEGRTYKVIGVFERQGGTGFGGNSDSIAMIPDEAFQKQFGFTNYAEIMLQAKPEYGAQRAAEDIKRVLGRRLDSENDFSIFTQEQLLTSVNSILGAVTAALGGIAAISLVVGGIGIMNIMLVSVTERTREIGLRKAVGAKPAAILLQFMLEAIILSLFGGLIGILLGAGGSAIINNFIKTSVSLGSIALAAGVSAAIGIVFGTAPAISAARKDPIVALRYE; translated from the coding sequence ATGGACTTACTAGAAATTTTAAAGGTTTCACTTAAAGCAATCGCTCACAACAAAGTTCGAGCGGCCTTAACTATGCTCGGCATTATCATCGGCGTCGCTTCGGTGATACTTCTGGTATCGATCGGGAGTGGTTTACAAGGCTATATTACCGGACAACTGGACACGCTAGGTTCTAATTTAGTGACCGTGCTTCCCGGAAAAGTTTCGTTTTCATCCGGCGGTGCTCCCGCTTTTGCGGCCAGTAAATTAAATCAACAGGCGCTAGATTTAATTACTCGATCACCGGCAGTTGCTGAAGTTATGGGAGTCCATTTCTCGCCAGGAGTTCTTAAATACAGGAATCAAAAAATATATGTTAGCCAAATACAAGGAGTGAGCGCTAAACTTCTGAGTATTGCTTCCAATCATAAAATTTCACAGGGTCGTTTTTTTAGCAGCGGACAGGCTTCAATTGGCAGTCGAGTGGTAGTAATTGGTGATCAAGCCCGAATAGATTTGTTTGGAAATAATGTAAGTCCTCTTGATCACGATATTACTATTGAGGGTAGAACGTATAAAGTTATTGGCGTTTTTGAAAGGCAGGGCGGAACCGGTTTTGGCGGTAATTCCGATTCCATTGCGATGATTCCCGATGAAGCCTTTCAAAAGCAGTTTGGATTTACTAATTACGCGGAAATAATGCTCCAGGCCAAGCCGGAATACGGGGCGCAGCGAGCGGCTGAAGATATTAAGAGGGTCCTTGGACGACGGCTCGACAGTGAAAATGATTTCTCTATTTTTACTCAAGAACAACTTTTAACTTCGGTTAACTCAATTCTGGGAGCTGTAACGGCGGCTCTCGGGGGCATTGCCGCTATTTCTTTAGTAGTTGGAGGCATTGGTATTATGAACATCATGCTAGTCTCAGTGACCGAAAGGACTCGCGAAATAGGCCTGCGCAAAGCGGTTGGCGCCAAGCCTGCCGCGATTCTTTTGCAATTTATGTTGGAAGCGATTATTTTGAGTCTTTTTGGCGGTCTAATCGGAATTCTGTTGGGAGCTGGTGGCTCTGCTATTATTAATAACTTTATTAAAACCTCTGTAAGCCTGGGATCAATTGCTCTAGCGGCCGGAGTTTCCGCGGCAATTGGGATTGTTTTTGGCACCGCTCCGGCAATTTCCGCCGCTCGCAAAGACCCGATTGTAGCCTTGAGATACGAATAG
- a CDS encoding ATP-dependent Clp protease proteolytic subunit — protein sequence MEVLVPTVIEKEPGGYERAYDIYSRLLKDRIVFVGGPISDTMANTVIAQLLFLQAENPKADIKMYLNTPGGEVYAGLAIYDTMRSLSCDVSTIAIGVAASMGSLILSSGAKGKRFALPNTMVHMHQPLGGAQGQATDIEISAREILRLKDLLINILSTNSGKSKAQILKDADRDYYMTSDAAKEYGLIDKILK from the coding sequence ATGGAAGTGTTAGTCCCAACAGTAATTGAAAAAGAGCCCGGAGGGTACGAGCGGGCCTACGATATTTATAGCCGGTTATTAAAAGACCGGATTGTTTTTGTAGGCGGACCCATTTCCGACACCATGGCCAACACGGTCATCGCCCAGTTATTATTTCTGCAAGCCGAAAATCCTAAAGCCGACATTAAAATGTATTTAAACACGCCAGGCGGTGAGGTTTACGCCGGACTGGCTATTTACGACACGATGAGATCCCTTTCCTGTGATGTTTCAACAATCGCAATTGGGGTAGCGGCATCAATGGGCTCACTAATTCTTTCGTCCGGTGCCAAAGGAAAGAGATTTGCCCTCCCCAACACCATGGTTCATATGCATCAGCCACTTGGCGGAGCCCAAGGGCAGGCGACCGATATAGAAATTAGTGCTCGGGAAATTCTAAGACTCAAAGATCTACTAATTAATATTTTGTCGACCAATTCCGGGAAGTCTAAAGCCCAAATTCTTAAAGATGCCGATCGCGACTACTACATGACCAGTGATGCCGCCAAGGAATACGGTTTAATCGACAAAATCCTCAAATAA
- a CDS encoding NUDIX domain-containing protein, which produces MKTKSDRALRPQVVLVNRAVVLRKDGKILIIQRAANDTYMPNKWELPGGKLDAGQDISIALEREILEETGLVVVPVDKMAYFHSEIISSGKYKGLPYIILIGLVRSIGGDVLISNEHRDFKWLTVKEALNYDLIHDTKSALCVLSDKIRALK; this is translated from the coding sequence ATGAAAACTAAATCTGATAGAGCCCTTCGTCCTCAAGTTGTCCTTGTAAACAGAGCCGTCGTTTTAAGAAAAGACGGTAAAATTCTTATCATCCAAAGAGCCGCCAATGACACATACATGCCAAATAAATGGGAGCTGCCAGGTGGAAAGCTCGATGCCGGACAAGATATTTCAATAGCTTTAGAAAGGGAGATTCTTGAAGAAACTGGTTTGGTCGTTGTCCCTGTTGATAAAATGGCATACTTTCATAGTGAAATAATTTCTTCTGGAAAATACAAAGGCTTACCATATATCATATTAATAGGATTAGTTAGAAGCATCGGAGGAGATGTTTTGATTTCAAATGAGCACCGGGATTTTAAATGGCTCACTGTAAAAGAAGCCTTAAACTATGATTTGATCCACGATACGAAAAGCGCACTGTGTGTTCTTAGTGACAAAATTAGGGCTCTAAAGTAA
- a CDS encoding DUF5667 domain-containing protein, which produces MKSLLVIVIAVSTVIFVTPAFAATSSEVLAKPSLMPGSPFYFVENIREQLTLFFTLDPAKKIEKMANFAQRRLAEADTLIKSGQVESGKQQLSKYLNEYQKAIADSGKLPKTSEIQTTLENLINNTSSELTAISSSYNTLPEADRKNLNEAFAVVTKTQSNLVGSAPIDLKAGLVNKLEAARKTLLQSPFGKSDLKAIIPSKVID; this is translated from the coding sequence ATGAAGTCTCTTTTGGTTATTGTCATCGCAGTGTCCACCGTCATCTTCGTGACACCGGCCTTTGCTGCGACCAGTTCTGAGGTTCTAGCCAAACCAAGCCTTATGCCGGGCAGCCCTTTTTACTTCGTGGAGAATATTCGGGAGCAACTAACTTTATTTTTCACTTTAGATCCGGCAAAGAAAATCGAAAAAATGGCCAATTTTGCTCAAAGAAGACTGGCAGAAGCGGATACTTTAATTAAAAGCGGCCAAGTGGAATCGGGTAAGCAGCAATTATCTAAATATCTAAACGAATATCAAAAGGCTATTGCGGACTCCGGTAAATTACCGAAAACTTCAGAAATTCAAACAACTTTGGAAAATCTAATAAATAATACTTCCTCAGAATTGACCGCTATTAGTAGTTCTTACAATACTTTACCGGAGGCAGATCGAAAGAATCTAAACGAAGCCTTCGCAGTGGTTACCAAGACCCAAAGTAATTTAGTGGGATCGGCACCGATTGACCTAAAAGCCGGGCTGGTTAATAAATTAGAAGCAGCCCGTAAAACACTGCTACAAAGCCCTTTTGGAAAATCTGATTTAAAGGCTATTATTCCCAGTAAAGTTATTGATTAG
- a CDS encoding trigger factor: MNISKETLPKNTLKFTVTIPSEVLAENRAHVIKEIAGNSKVDGFRKGHAPNAIVESKIDEEKVLSEMLNHLLPNVLSEIQKASVTIIIAEPRIKIVKFEVGMDAELSVEVAVRPEVTIGDWRTALKDSKSKDDAVAKIVDFAVLEISDLAVEEETNRALGRLLNQIEKLGITVDAYATSQNKTIDKLKEEYKERAEKSLRLSFILDKLADMEKIEVTEDDIKAAINATPDESLRASLQNDEQKWYIKEVLKRNKVMELIYGSVSPNSN, translated from the coding sequence ATGAATATTTCCAAAGAAACGCTACCTAAAAATACCTTAAAATTTACTGTAACTATTCCATCCGAAGTGCTAGCCGAAAACAGAGCCCACGTAATTAAAGAGATTGCCGGGAACTCTAAAGTCGACGGCTTTCGCAAAGGTCACGCGCCGAATGCTATCGTGGAAAGCAAAATAGACGAGGAAAAAGTCCTTTCCGAAATGCTAAACCATTTACTGCCGAATGTTTTGAGTGAAATCCAAAAGGCCAGTGTAACCATAATTATCGCTGAACCCAGAATTAAAATTGTCAAGTTTGAGGTGGGTATGGACGCGGAATTATCCGTTGAAGTAGCCGTTCGGCCCGAAGTTACAATTGGAGACTGGAGAACGGCTCTTAAGGATTCTAAATCTAAAGACGATGCGGTAGCCAAAATAGTGGATTTCGCGGTTTTAGAAATTTCGGATCTGGCAGTGGAAGAAGAAACAAACAGGGCCTTGGGGCGATTGCTTAATCAAATTGAGAAGCTGGGAATAACAGTGGATGCCTATGCCACTTCCCAAAATAAGACTATTGATAAGCTTAAAGAAGAATACAAAGAACGAGCTGAGAAGAGTTTACGGTTAAGTTTTATTTTAGATAAGCTAGCTGACATGGAGAAAATTGAAGTCACCGAAGATGATATAAAGGCCGCCATCAATGCGACACCGGACGAAAGTTTAAGAGCCTCGCTTCAAAATGACGAGCAAAAATGGTATATTAAAGAGGTTCTAAAGCGCAACAAAGTTATGGAACTCATTTATGGAAGTGTTAGTCCCAACAGTAATTGA